The following proteins are encoded in a genomic region of Odocoileus virginianus isolate 20LAN1187 ecotype Illinois chromosome 14, Ovbor_1.2, whole genome shotgun sequence:
- the KCNMB1 gene encoding calcium-activated potassium channel subunit beta-1 isoform X2: MGKKLVMAQKRGETRALCLGVAMVVGAVITYYILGTTVLPLYQKSVWTQESTCHLIETTIRDQEELEGKRVPQYPCLWVNVSAVGRWAVLYHTEDTRDQNQQCSYIPSSLDSYQVARADVEEVRARFHEHQDFFCFATTRENESSVLYRRLYGPQSLLFSLFWPTFLLTGGLLIIVMVKINQSLSILAAQR, translated from the exons ATGGGAAAGAAGCTGGTGATGGCCCAGAAGCGGGGAGAGACTCGAGCCCTCTGCCTGGGAGTGGCCATGGTAGTGGGCGCTGTCATCACCTACTACATCCTAGGCACAACTGTGCTGCCCCTCTATCAGAAAAG CGTGTGGACCCAGGAATCCACGTGTCACCTGATTGAGACCACCATCAGGGACCAGGAGGAGCTGGAGGGCAAGAGGGTGCCCCAGTACCCATGCCTGTGGGTCAACGTGTCGGCCGTGGGCCGCTGGGCCGTGCTGTACCACACGGAGGACACCCGGGACCAGAACCAGCAG TGCTCCTACATCCCAAGCAGCCTGGACAGCTACCAAGTGGCCCGGGCCGACGTGGAGGAGGTCAGAGCCAGGTTCCACGAGCACCAGGACTTCTTCTGCTTCGCCACGACTCGGGAGAACGAGAGCAGCGTCCTGTACCGGCGCCTCTACGGGCCCCAGAGCCTCCTCTTCTCGCTCTTCTGGCCCACCTTCCTGCTGACCGGCGGCCTGCTCATTATCGTCATGGTGAAGATCAACCAGTCCCTGTCCATCCTGGCGGCCCAGAGGTAG
- the KCNMB1 gene encoding calcium-activated potassium channel subunit beta-1 isoform X1, which yields MGKKLVMAQKRGETRALCLGVAMVVGAVITYYILGTTVLPLYQKSVWTQESTCHLIETTIRDQEELEGKRVPQYPCLWVNVSAVGRWAVLYHTEDTRDQNQQCSYIPSSLDSYQVARADVEEVRARFHEHQDFFCFATTRENESSVLYRRLYGPQSLLFSLFWPTFLLTGGLLIIVMVKINQSLSILAAQRTQGN from the exons ATGGGAAAGAAGCTGGTGATGGCCCAGAAGCGGGGAGAGACTCGAGCCCTCTGCCTGGGAGTGGCCATGGTAGTGGGCGCTGTCATCACCTACTACATCCTAGGCACAACTGTGCTGCCCCTCTATCAGAAAAG CGTGTGGACCCAGGAATCCACGTGTCACCTGATTGAGACCACCATCAGGGACCAGGAGGAGCTGGAGGGCAAGAGGGTGCCCCAGTACCCATGCCTGTGGGTCAACGTGTCGGCCGTGGGCCGCTGGGCCGTGCTGTACCACACGGAGGACACCCGGGACCAGAACCAGCAG TGCTCCTACATCCCAAGCAGCCTGGACAGCTACCAAGTGGCCCGGGCCGACGTGGAGGAGGTCAGAGCCAGGTTCCACGAGCACCAGGACTTCTTCTGCTTCGCCACGACTCGGGAGAACGAGAGCAGCGTCCTGTACCGGCGCCTCTACGGGCCCCAGAGCCTCCTCTTCTCGCTCTTCTGGCCCACCTTCCTGCTGACCGGCGGCCTGCTCATTATCGTCATGGTGAAGATCAACCAGTCCCTGTCCATCCTGGCGGCCCAGAG GACCCAGGGGAACTGA